The Penaeus vannamei isolate JL-2024 unplaced genomic scaffold, ASM4276789v1 unanchor878, whole genome shotgun sequence genome has a window encoding:
- the LOC138861101 gene encoding taste receptor type 2 member 42-like yields the protein VAGRFHLVALDLLFLSFLSPSLALSFSISYFLYLFPSLSLSFSSLYLSFFLFHSFFPSLSHSLSLFFYYLYFLYPLFFFFSLSICISLHFFLFSLSLFLFLFFFLSLSLLHSIALHLSSSLLPFISLSLSLSLYLSLSLSLSLSLSLSLSLSLSLSLSLSLSLSPSLSLSLPSLQPSSPLPLSLSISLSLSLFLYLHLSLSHSLSLSASLPLSLILFISISLSSFHPLSIQTSLSLFLFLYLSHSLSLRPVLLKPFARAGEGFRRAIRNFVLLKSCLANVRQGWRKIILEQPGEESCLNTIFLLSNYKLVTYLCMIGCRNHIEIIKYLKIIIYYEITYIRIFFKTFDVPVESSGHQLYSYPPTPTPHPRDDLFRFRLLLFWL from the coding sequence GTAGCTGGTCGTTTTCATCTGGTGGCGTTGGATTTgctcttcttatcctttctctcaccctctctcgctctatctttctctatctcgtactttctctatctctttccttctctatctctttctttctcctctctttatctctcattctttctctttcattcattctttccctctctttctcattctctatctcttttcttttactatctttattttctttatccacttttcttttttttctctctctctatatgtatctctctccatttctttcttttttctctctctctctttctcttcctttttttctttctttctctctctttattgcacTCTAtcgctcttcatctctcttcatctctattgccctttatctctctctctctctctctttctctttatctctctctctctctctctctctctctctctctctctctctctctctctctctctctctctctctctctctctctctctctctctctctctccctctctctctctctccctcccctctctccagccatcatcacctctccctctctctctctccatatctctctctctctccctctttctttatctccatctctccctctctcactcgctctctttatctgcatctctccctctctcactcattctctttatctccatctctctctcttccttccaccctctctccatccagacttctctctctctcttcctttttctttatctctctcattctctctcactaaggcccgtacttttaaaacctttcgccagggctggcgaagggtttcgccgggcgatccggaatttcgtacttttaaaatcatgcctggcgaacgttcgccagggctggcgaaagatcatattggaacagcctggcgaagagagctgtttgaataccattttcttgctttcaaattataaattagtaacatatttgtgtatgataggatgtaggaatcacattgaaattataaaatatctcaaaatcataatttattatgaaataacgtatatacgtatttttttcaagaccttcgatgttccagtcgagagctcaggacatcagctgtattcctacccccctacccctaccccccacccccgagatgacttatttagatttaggttgttgttattttggttgtaa